In a genomic window of Candidatus Omnitrophota bacterium:
- a CDS encoding glutamine--tRNA ligase/YqeY domain fusion protein — translation MEKPIAKNFIREIIDAHLREGRFGAKVHTRFPPEPNGYLHIGHAKSICLNFGIARDYNGLCNLRMDDTNPEKEESEYVNAIIEDVRWLGFDWQDRLFYASDYFERIYECALQLIRSGKAYVDDLTADQIRQYRGTLTQAGRNSPYRDRAPEENLDIFKRMRGGEYADGAKVLRAKIDMASGHIVMRDPVLYRIKREHHHRTLDKWCIYPMYDFAHCISDSIEGITHSICTLEFENNRPLYDWILDSLKAYHPQQVEFARLNLSNTVLSKRKLLQLVKENYVSGWDDPRMPTLSGLRRRGYTPLSIRNFCDSIGVAKMDSIVDIAVLENSVREELNKTCQRRMAVLRPLKVVITNYPEGKTEELDAVNNPEDASSGMRKVPFSRELYIERDDFRETPPPKFYRLSPGKEVRLRYAYFVTCTEIVKDPKTGEVMEVRCTYDPATRGGDSPDGRKVKATIHWVNAPTAIEAEVRLYDLLFTKRNPDEGPSCAGTPCSDQYKTNLNPGSLEILPACKLEPSLGKAENGSRYQFERLGYFYLDPIFAKDGKIVFNRTVSLKDSWAKIEKKSA, via the coding sequence ATGGAAAAACCTATCGCTAAAAATTTCATACGGGAAATAATAGACGCTCACCTGCGCGAGGGAAGGTTCGGCGCGAAGGTCCACACGCGTTTCCCGCCGGAGCCCAACGGTTATCTGCACATAGGTCATGCCAAGTCGATCTGCCTTAACTTCGGGATCGCGCGCGACTATAATGGCCTCTGTAATCTCCGGATGGACGATACGAACCCGGAAAAGGAAGAATCGGAATACGTTAACGCCATCATCGAGGATGTAAGATGGCTCGGGTTCGATTGGCAGGACCGGCTATTTTACGCCTCGGACTATTTCGAGCGGATCTACGAATGCGCTCTCCAGCTTATACGCTCAGGCAAGGCTTATGTGGACGATCTCACAGCGGACCAGATCCGGCAATACCGGGGCACGCTGACGCAGGCCGGAAGGAACTCGCCCTATCGGGATCGGGCGCCCGAGGAGAACCTCGATATATTCAAGCGCATGAGAGGCGGCGAGTATGCCGACGGAGCGAAAGTCCTGCGGGCCAAGATCGATATGGCGAGCGGACATATCGTGATGCGCGACCCGGTCCTGTACCGGATAAAACGGGAGCACCATCACCGGACGCTCGATAAGTGGTGCATATATCCGATGTATGATTTCGCGCACTGCATCAGCGATTCGATCGAAGGGATAACACATTCGATATGCACGCTTGAATTCGAAAATAACAGGCCGTTATACGATTGGATACTCGACTCGCTGAAAGCATATCATCCGCAGCAGGTAGAGTTCGCGCGCCTTAATTTGAGCAATACCGTTTTAAGCAAGAGAAAGCTATTGCAGCTCGTGAAGGAAAACTATGTCAGCGGGTGGGACGATCCGCGCATGCCGACTTTATCGGGACTTCGCCGCAGGGGGTACACCCCGCTCTCCATACGGAATTTCTGCGATTCCATAGGCGTGGCGAAGATGGACTCGATCGTTGACATAGCGGTCCTGGAAAACTCCGTTCGTGAGGAATTGAATAAAACCTGCCAGCGCCGGATGGCCGTGCTGCGGCCGTTGAAAGTGGTCATCACGAATTATCCCGAAGGCAAGACCGAGGAGCTCGACGCGGTCAATAACCCGGAAGACGCTTCGTCCGGGATGAGAAAAGTGCCTTTCAGCCGCGAACTGTATATCGAAAGAGACGATTTTCGCGAGACGCCGCCCCCTAAATTCTACAGGCTATCGCCGGGCAAAGAGGTGCGCCTCAGGTACGCGTATTTTGTGACTTGCACCGAAATAGTCAAGGACCCTAAGACGGGCGAGGTTATGGAGGTCCGTTGCACTTATGATCCTGCTACGCGCGGAGGAGACTCTCCTGATGGGCGAAAAGTCAAGGCGACGATCCACTGGGTGAACGCCCCGACAGCTATTGAGGCAGAGGTGCGGCTCTACGACTTATTATTCACGAAAAGAAACCCGGATGAGGGGCCATCCTGCGCGGGGACACCCTGTAGCGATCAATACAAAACCAATCTTAACCCCGGATCGCTTGAGATACTGCCGGCCTGTAAGCTAGAACCATCGCTGGGCAAGGCTGAGAACGGTAGCAGATACCAATTCGAGCGGCTCGGTTATTTTTATCTTGATCCGATCTTCGCGAAGGATGGTAAGATCGTATTCAACAGGACCGTTTCACTGAAAGATAGCTGGGCGAAAATAGAGAAGAAGTCCGCCTAA
- a CDS encoding MerR family transcriptional regulator, whose translation MMPLKNTKNYYLAQTVADKFGISKKTLLGWEKDGKISKPPKDWRGWRMYSNGHMDEIRKVIEEKRKKLS comes from the coding sequence ATGATGCCGCTGAAAAATACTAAAAATTACTACTTGGCTCAAACTGTAGCGGACAAATTCGGGATTTCCAAGAAGACGCTTCTGGGATGGGAGAAGGACGGCAAGATATCCAAGCCCCCCAAAGACTGGCGCGGCTGGAGGATGTATAGCAACGGCCATATGGATGAAATAAGGAAGGTAATCGAGGAAAAAAGGAAAAAATTAAGTTAG
- a CDS encoding transposase has product MARQGRLLVDGGIYHITSRGHNRYKLFHSLDDYTIYKKLIKDYKKKFIFDVFHYCPMPNHTHILLRVNKGDELPSIMQGINQSYANHYKKCYKLIGNLFQGRYKSVFVDNDEYLLECGRYIERNPLRAGIVTDLLDYHFSSYNFYANGRKDDIITPNPCYLELSNDPKERMKLYREYILKKRPYETIIDKGLKI; this is encoded by the coding sequence ATGGCCAGACAGGGTAGATTGTTAGTGGATGGAGGCATATATCACATAACAAGCAGGGGGCATAATAGGTACAAGCTTTTTCATTCGTTAGATGATTACACGATTTATAAAAAATTGATAAAGGACTATAAAAAGAAATTCATTTTCGATGTATTTCATTATTGCCCCATGCCAAATCATACACATATTTTATTACGGGTGAATAAAGGCGATGAATTACCTAGTATTATGCAGGGAATAAACCAATCTTATGCCAATCATTATAAGAAATGCTATAAACTTATAGGCAACCTATTCCAGGGGAGATATAAAAGTGTTTTTGTGGATAATGATGAATATTTGTTGGAATGCGGCAGATATATTGAAAGAAACCCTTTAAGGGCGGGTATAGTAACCGATCTATTGGACTATCATTTTTCTAGCTATAATTTCTATGCCAATGGTAGGAAAGATGACATAATCACTCCTAATCCTTGTTATCTTGAATTATCAAATGATCCGAAGGAGCGCATGAAATTATACAGAGAATACATTTTGAAAAAGCGGCCTTATGAGACCATAATAGATAAGGGATTGAAAATTTGA